In a single window of the Mesorhizobium shangrilense genome:
- a CDS encoding PPC domain-containing DNA-binding protein, producing MKSKLLAEGDHGRTFVVVLDPGEEAFGAIRAFATQEGIDGAQVTAIGAFSSAVVGFFEPARKEYRRIPVDQQAEVLSALGDIAAGDDGAPSLHLHVVLGLSDGSCRGGHLLEARVSPTLELIVTETPKGFRRRRREEMGVALVDV from the coding sequence ATGAAATCGAAGCTGTTGGCTGAAGGCGACCACGGGCGCACCTTCGTCGTGGTGCTGGACCCCGGCGAGGAAGCGTTCGGCGCGATCCGCGCCTTCGCGACGCAGGAGGGCATCGACGGCGCGCAGGTGACGGCGATCGGCGCCTTCTCCAGCGCTGTGGTCGGCTTCTTCGAGCCGGCGCGGAAGGAGTACCGCCGCATCCCGGTCGACCAGCAGGCGGAAGTGCTGTCGGCGCTGGGCGACATCGCTGCCGGCGACGACGGCGCGCCCAGCCTCCACCTCCACGTCGTGCTCGGGCTCTCCGACGGCTCCTGCCGGGGCGGGCACCTGCTCGAAGCCCGCGTCAGCCCGACGCTGGAACTGATCGTGACCGAGACGCCGAAGGGTTTTCGTCGCCGACGGCGCGAGGAGATGGGGGTGGCGCTGGTGGATGTGTGA
- a CDS encoding cysteine rich repeat-containing protein encodes MRAVLSIAFLATLPLIDIAAAQTAADRAACQADFEKFCPGVQAGGGRIIECLSKHLNDLTPDCQKVVKAHMPK; translated from the coding sequence ATGCGCGCCGTGCTGAGCATAGCTTTCCTTGCGACCTTGCCACTCATCGACATCGCGGCAGCACAGACAGCCGCGGATCGCGCCGCATGCCAGGCCGACTTTGAGAAGTTCTGCCCCGGCGTGCAGGCAGGCGGCGGCCGCATCATCGAGTGTCTTTCCAAACACTTGAACGATCTCACGCCGGACTGCCAGAAAGTCGTCAAGGCGCACATGCCGAAGTAG
- a CDS encoding glycine betaine ABC transporter substrate-binding protein yields MLASASGYAAELTIAMPNWPSGQATANILKVSLKKEFGIDADAVEMGTLIAFNGLNSGEVDIHPEVWLPNLDNLVKKYVDQAGTAAVSPIGGKAWQGICATRAAADKVGVKDIADLSDPEKTAAFDTDGDGMGELWIGAPTWSSTTIERIRANSYGYAKTMALLTMPEDVGMAAVDAAVATDRPMVFACYAPHVVFKLHDIVRLTEPPYDAAKWKVVLPTEDPGWLAKSSAPVAWDAAHFHIAYATKLRKDHPDVVKFLERVDFSTDEVTEMSYALQVERRDPYEFAEKWVADHQARIDGWAKP; encoded by the coding sequence ATGCTCGCGAGCGCCAGCGGGTACGCCGCCGAGCTGACCATCGCGATGCCCAACTGGCCGTCCGGCCAAGCGACCGCCAACATCCTGAAGGTGAGCCTGAAGAAGGAGTTCGGCATCGATGCGGATGCCGTCGAGATGGGCACGCTGATCGCCTTCAATGGCCTCAATTCCGGCGAGGTGGATATCCATCCGGAAGTCTGGCTGCCAAATCTCGACAACCTCGTGAAGAAGTATGTGGATCAGGCGGGCACCGCAGCGGTCAGCCCGATCGGCGGGAAGGCCTGGCAGGGCATTTGCGCCACGCGGGCGGCGGCCGACAAGGTCGGCGTGAAGGATATCGCCGACCTCAGCGATCCGGAGAAGACAGCCGCCTTCGACACCGACGGGGACGGCATGGGAGAACTGTGGATCGGCGCGCCGACGTGGTCGTCGACGACGATCGAGCGCATCCGCGCCAACAGCTACGGCTACGCCAAGACGATGGCGCTGCTGACGATGCCGGAGGACGTCGGGATGGCGGCAGTGGACGCCGCGGTAGCGACGGACCGGCCGATGGTGTTCGCCTGCTACGCGCCGCATGTCGTCTTCAAGCTGCACGACATCGTCCGGCTTACCGAACCTCCCTACGACGCAGCAAAATGGAAAGTCGTGCTGCCGACGGAGGATCCGGGCTGGCTGGCGAAGTCGAGCGCGCCGGTGGCGTGGGACGCGGCGCATTTCCACATCGCCTACGCGACCAAGCTGCGCAAGGACCATCCCGACGTGGTGAAGTTCCTCGAGCGTGTCGACTTCAGCACCGATGAAGTCACCGAGATGAGCTACGCGCTGCAGGTGGAGCGGCGGGACCCCTACGAGTTCGCTGAGAAATGGGTCGCGGACCATCAGGCGCGCATCGACGGGTGGGCCAAGCCATGA
- a CDS encoding GFA family protein yields the protein MPQTIPLPLDGSCRCGRVKIRLTQPPICTAACHCRGCQKMASSAYSLTAMVPADGFEVTSGETVIGGLHGDALHHHFCGHCMTWMFTRPVGMGFVNVRPTMFDETAWFRPYMETFASTKLPFAETGAVRSFGEFPAMAEIEGLLAGYAAWVEAERPPA from the coding sequence ATGCCGCAGACCATTCCGCTTCCCCTCGACGGGTCGTGCCGCTGCGGCCGGGTCAAGATCCGCCTGACGCAACCCCCGATCTGCACCGCCGCCTGCCATTGCCGCGGCTGCCAGAAGATGGCGTCTTCGGCCTATTCGCTGACCGCCATGGTTCCGGCCGACGGTTTTGAGGTGACCAGCGGCGAGACCGTGATCGGCGGCCTGCACGGCGATGCCCTCCACCACCATTTTTGCGGGCACTGCATGACGTGGATGTTCACGCGGCCGGTCGGCATGGGTTTTGTCAATGTGCGGCCGACCATGTTCGACGAAACGGCCTGGTTCCGGCCCTACATGGAGACATTTGCCAGCACAAAGCTGCCCTTTGCCGAGACCGGGGCGGTGCGGAGTTTTGGCGAATTCCCGGCGATGGCGGAGATCGAGGGGCTGCTGGCGGGGTATGCGGCGTGGGTCGAGGCCGAGCGCCCTCCCGCCTGA
- a CDS encoding DUF262 domain-containing protein, translating to MTPDQSLETEIKRARQAIASDGYPMSIGELTNLYREKELVIRPEFQRFFRWTEIQKSRLVESLLLGIPLPSIFVAQTESGVWEVVDGLQRLSTIFELQGELRDGNGAQQSMLELRATKYLPSLEGRRWHDLNPTKSLSEAQRLDIKRSKIDIKIIKRESSPQTKFDLFQRLNSYGSQLNAQEMRSALLVAASPSFFAHLERLASLEEFRSTVQLTEKQIEERYDLELVTRFFILHNWPQNKLTLTALRDLPQILDDHSIALATQYPDGFNVLERSFVRTFIEIERNGGENVFRRWDQAKGEFRGPFLTSAFEIIALGIGYHQANNLSYRTDLTNVARELWNMPRMQSGYSTGRSTESRLVEFIPLGRTLIGGILP from the coding sequence ATGACGCCTGATCAGAGCTTGGAAACCGAGATAAAGCGGGCACGGCAGGCGATAGCCTCCGATGGATACCCTATGAGCATTGGAGAGCTTACCAACTTATACCGCGAGAAAGAACTCGTAATACGCCCAGAATTTCAGCGTTTCTTCCGCTGGACCGAGATCCAAAAATCACGTCTAGTAGAGAGTCTACTCTTGGGCATTCCGCTTCCGTCCATCTTTGTCGCGCAAACGGAAAGTGGTGTGTGGGAAGTCGTTGACGGCCTCCAGAGGCTTTCCACCATTTTCGAGCTTCAGGGCGAGCTTCGTGATGGGAACGGTGCTCAGCAATCGATGCTAGAGCTTCGCGCAACCAAATACTTGCCCAGCTTAGAAGGTAGACGGTGGCACGATCTTAATCCCACGAAGAGCTTGTCGGAAGCGCAGCGGCTCGACATCAAGCGATCAAAAATCGACATCAAGATCATCAAGAGAGAGTCTTCTCCTCAAACTAAATTTGATCTTTTCCAGAGACTCAACAGCTATGGATCGCAGCTAAATGCTCAAGAGATGCGATCTGCTCTTTTGGTGGCGGCATCGCCAAGCTTTTTCGCTCATTTGGAGCGCCTCGCGTCTTTGGAAGAGTTTCGCTCTACAGTTCAACTGACAGAAAAACAAATCGAAGAACGATACGACCTTGAACTAGTAACCAGATTTTTTATTCTACACAACTGGCCACAGAACAAACTAACTTTGACTGCTTTAAGAGACCTTCCACAAATACTTGATGATCACTCGATTGCACTCGCAACACAGTATCCAGACGGATTCAATGTCTTGGAGAGAAGTTTTGTCAGAACATTTATAGAAATAGAAAGAAATGGTGGAGAGAATGTGTTTCGTCGATGGGACCAAGCCAAAGGAGAATTCCGTGGTCCGTTCTTGACATCTGCGTTTGAGATTATTGCTCTTGGAATTGGCTATCACCAAGCAAATAATCTCTCGTACAGGACCGACCTGACCAACGTCGCTCGTGAACTCTGGAACATGCCCCGAATGCAATCAGGCTATTCTACGGGCCGGTCTACTGAATCGCGACTGGTTGAGTTTATTCCTCTTGGCAGAACCTTGATCGGGGGGATCCTCCCGTGA
- a CDS encoding efflux RND transporter periplasmic adaptor subunit, which translates to MRFVSGTSWAVACVFAIAALLSACSKENSYVPPPPPKVEVALPLKETVTPYLYATGNTTAVNSTPLVARVSGFIQEIDYKDGAAVKAGTRLFLIEPEPYELALEQAEAGQASSAASAKQSATEMKRQQDLLAQKVVSASSFDQASAAAAVDVAKQQQSAVDVKQAQLNLSYTEVKAPFDGIVTARQVSIGQLVGGADPTTLATIVQLDPIYVNFNVSEQDVLRVRADLAKRGLAMPDLTKTKVDVEVGLQTETGFPHKGTLDYAAPEVNASTGTLAVRAVFENAARMLLPGYFVRVRVPLLKEPDMLLVPDRAIGSDQSGRYVLVAGKDDVVEQRTVEIGQLVGNLRVIMSGIKEDDRVVISGLLTAVPGQKIEPQTKTLETAAADGAAQ; encoded by the coding sequence ATGCGGTTTGTATCGGGTACGTCCTGGGCGGTCGCCTGCGTGTTCGCTATTGCAGCATTGCTGTCGGCATGCAGCAAGGAGAACTCCTATGTACCGCCGCCGCCTCCAAAAGTGGAAGTTGCGCTGCCGCTCAAGGAGACGGTGACGCCCTATCTCTACGCGACCGGCAACACGACTGCGGTGAACTCGACGCCGCTCGTGGCCCGGGTGTCGGGCTTTATCCAGGAGATCGACTACAAGGACGGCGCAGCGGTCAAGGCCGGCACCCGGCTGTTCCTGATCGAGCCTGAGCCCTACGAGCTGGCGCTGGAGCAGGCCGAGGCCGGGCAGGCTTCGTCCGCCGCATCGGCCAAGCAGTCCGCCACCGAGATGAAGCGGCAGCAGGACCTGCTCGCGCAGAAAGTGGTCTCCGCGTCGAGCTTCGACCAGGCCTCCGCCGCAGCCGCGGTCGACGTCGCCAAGCAGCAGCAGTCGGCCGTCGACGTCAAGCAGGCCCAACTCAATTTGAGCTACACCGAGGTGAAGGCGCCGTTCGACGGCATCGTCACGGCCCGCCAGGTGTCGATCGGACAGCTGGTCGGCGGGGCCGATCCCACCACGCTCGCAACGATCGTCCAGCTCGATCCGATCTACGTCAACTTCAACGTCAGCGAACAGGACGTGCTGCGCGTGCGCGCCGACCTCGCCAAGCGAGGGCTCGCCATGCCCGACCTGACCAAGACAAAGGTCGACGTCGAGGTGGGACTGCAGACCGAGACCGGATTTCCGCACAAGGGAACGCTGGACTACGCCGCGCCAGAGGTAAACGCGTCCACCGGCACGCTGGCCGTGCGCGCGGTGTTCGAGAACGCGGCTCGCATGCTCCTGCCGGGCTATTTCGTCCGCGTGCGGGTGCCGCTGCTCAAGGAGCCGGACATGCTGCTCGTCCCCGACCGGGCGATCGGCAGCGACCAGAGCGGCCGCTACGTGCTGGTGGCCGGCAAGGACGACGTCGTCGAGCAGCGCACCGTCGAGATCGGCCAGCTCGTCGGCAACCTCAGGGTGATCATGTCGGGCATCAAGGAGGACGACCGCGTGGTCATCTCCGGACTGCTCACCGCCGTGCCCGGCCAGAAGATCGAGCCGCAGACGAAGACGCTCGAGACGGCCGCCGCGGACGGCGCCGCGCAATGA
- a CDS encoding FRG domain-containing protein, with the protein MDGLEGLLQTVLRIARDLPEGGFLWYRGHASSGYSLLPGLLREGRPSTDVFDREKRLLTRFRQRSLPYWPAGYPQNDWEHLFAMQHHGVPTRLLDWSENMFIAAHFAIADDAREENLPVVWCIDPISWNRSTPVLSEYGNQIHVLTTSDDESEPYRPETTRRRLRSPVAIFGTHNSSRIVAQRGTFMVWGDDPRCLEDFASEGSSALWRVAIKGDRSELRKQLNTIGFVETMVYPELVSLATELSRVEGWRT; encoded by the coding sequence GTGGACGGTCTTGAAGGCTTACTTCAGACCGTATTGCGCATCGCCAGGGACCTTCCGGAGGGAGGGTTCCTATGGTACCGGGGGCACGCTAGTTCTGGCTACTCTTTGCTCCCCGGTTTGCTTCGAGAAGGAAGGCCGTCCACGGACGTATTTGATCGAGAGAAGCGTCTACTAACGCGCTTCCGCCAACGAAGCCTACCGTACTGGCCCGCCGGCTATCCCCAAAATGACTGGGAGCACCTTTTTGCTATGCAGCATCACGGGGTGCCCACACGGCTCCTTGACTGGTCTGAAAACATGTTCATCGCGGCGCACTTTGCAATCGCCGACGACGCTCGCGAGGAGAATCTACCAGTTGTTTGGTGCATAGACCCAATATCTTGGAACAGATCGACCCCAGTTTTGTCGGAGTATGGGAACCAGATACACGTCCTAACGACATCTGACGATGAGAGTGAGCCATATCGACCGGAAACAACCAGACGCCGTCTCCGGTCTCCCGTTGCAATTTTTGGGACTCATAACTCAAGTCGCATCGTTGCCCAACGAGGCACTTTCATGGTCTGGGGGGATGATCCTCGCTGCCTTGAGGACTTTGCTTCAGAAGGCTCTTCCGCTCTCTGGCGCGTCGCCATAAAGGGCGATCGAAGTGAACTCCGTAAACAGCTCAACACGATCGGCTTCGTAGAGACGATGGTCTATCCAGAGCTGGTGTCACTCGCAACAGAGCTATCTCGGGTTGAAGGTTGGAGAACTTGA
- the carB gene encoding carbamoyl-phosphate synthase large subunit: MPKRTDIKSILIIGAGPIVIGQACEFDYSGTQACKALKEEGFRVILVNSNPATIMTDPELADATYVEPITPEVVAKIIAKERPDALLPTMGGQTALNTALSLRRMGVLDRYNVEMIGADAHAIDKAEDRALFREAMAKIGLETPKSMLANATDVKTADRKTHDAERAELKAKLAGADLDKALDDLENQWNLGEGDRKQRYMSHAMAVAAQALDHVGLPAIIRPSFTLGGTGGGIAYNRAEFFDIVSAGLDASPTTEVLVEESVLGWKEYEMEVVRDKADNCIIICSIENVDPMGVHTGDSITVAPALTLTDKEYQIMRNASIAVLREIGVETGGSNVQFAVNPADGRLVVIEMNPRVSRSSALASKATGFPIAKIAAKLAVGYTLDELENDITGGATPASFEPSIDYVVTKIPRFAFEKFPGAEPVLTTAMKSVGEVMAIGRTFQESLQKALRGLETGLTGLDEIEIPGADGPEAKNAIRAALGTPTPDRLRMVAQAIRMGTSLEDVHAMCRIDPWFLEQIAGILQTEERIREHGLPEDAQNLRMLKAMGFSDARLASLTKTDAEAVQKTREKLGVHPVYKRIDTCAAEFASPTAYMYSTYETPFAGDLADEAKVSDKKKVVILGGGPNRIGQGIEFDYCCVHAAYALAEAGYESIMVNCNPETVSTDYDTSDRLYFEPLTPEDVLEILRAEQAAGTLHGVIVQFGGQTPLKLADALEKAGIPILGTSPDAIDLAEDRDRFQKLLQKLGLTQPKNGIAYSVEQARLVASDLGFPLVVRPSYVLGGRAMQIIHDEGMLQTYLLDTVPGLVPEDIKQKYPNDKTGQINTLLGKNPLLFDTYLSAATEVDVDCLCDGASTYVSGIMEHIEEAGIHSGDSACSLPVKTLSPETVAALESQTAALARALKVGGLMNVQYAVKDGVIYVLEVNPRASRTVPFVAKTIGRPIAKIAARIMAGESLDAAFAHYGPKPDINDIGHIAVKEAVFPFARFPGVDILLGPEMKSTGEVMGLDRDFAMAFAKSQLGANIDLPRSGTLFVSVRDEDKAGVLPAVKRLADLGFKVQATSGTARYLAENGVEAQKINKVLEGRPHIEDAIRNRQVQIVFNTTDGQKAVSDSKSLRRATLMQKVPYYTTLAGMAAVAEAIAALKAGSLEVRPLQSYFA; encoded by the coding sequence ATGCCAAAAAGAACCGACATCAAGTCGATCCTCATCATCGGGGCCGGCCCCATCGTCATCGGCCAGGCGTGCGAGTTCGACTATTCGGGCACACAGGCGTGCAAGGCGCTCAAGGAGGAAGGTTTCCGGGTCATCCTGGTCAACTCCAACCCGGCCACCATCATGACCGATCCGGAGCTTGCCGACGCCACCTACGTCGAGCCGATCACCCCCGAAGTGGTGGCGAAGATCATCGCCAAGGAACGGCCCGACGCGCTGCTGCCGACCATGGGCGGCCAGACCGCGCTCAACACGGCGCTGTCGCTGCGCCGCATGGGCGTGCTCGACCGCTACAATGTCGAGATGATCGGCGCCGACGCCCACGCCATCGACAAGGCCGAGGACCGCGCGCTGTTCCGCGAGGCCATGGCCAAGATCGGGCTGGAGACGCCCAAGTCGATGCTTGCCAACGCCACCGACGTGAAGACCGCCGACCGCAAGACGCACGATGCCGAGCGCGCGGAGCTCAAGGCCAAGCTCGCCGGCGCTGATCTCGACAAGGCGCTGGACGACCTGGAGAACCAGTGGAACCTCGGCGAGGGTGACCGCAAGCAGCGCTACATGAGCCACGCCATGGCGGTGGCCGCGCAGGCGCTCGACCATGTCGGCCTGCCCGCCATCATCCGCCCCTCCTTCACGCTGGGCGGCACCGGCGGCGGCATCGCCTACAACCGCGCCGAGTTCTTCGACATCGTCTCGGCCGGCCTCGACGCCTCCCCCACCACCGAGGTGTTGGTCGAGGAATCAGTGCTCGGCTGGAAGGAGTATGAGATGGAGGTCGTCCGCGACAAGGCGGACAACTGCATCATCATCTGCTCGATCGAGAACGTCGACCCGATGGGCGTCCACACCGGCGATTCCATCACGGTGGCCCCGGCGCTGACCTTGACCGACAAGGAATACCAGATCATGCGCAACGCCTCGATCGCGGTGCTGCGCGAGATCGGGGTGGAGACCGGCGGCTCCAACGTGCAGTTCGCGGTCAATCCCGCCGACGGCCGCCTCGTCGTCATCGAGATGAACCCGCGCGTCTCGCGCTCCTCCGCGCTCGCCTCCAAGGCCACCGGCTTCCCGATCGCCAAGATCGCCGCAAAGCTCGCCGTCGGCTACACGCTGGACGAACTGGAGAACGACATCACCGGCGGCGCGACGCCGGCCTCGTTCGAGCCGTCGATCGACTACGTCGTGACCAAGATCCCGCGCTTCGCCTTCGAAAAGTTCCCGGGCGCCGAGCCGGTGCTGACCACCGCCATGAAGTCGGTCGGCGAGGTCATGGCGATCGGCCGCACCTTCCAGGAATCGCTGCAGAAGGCGCTGCGCGGCCTTGAGACCGGGCTGACCGGCCTCGACGAGATCGAGATCCCGGGCGCCGACGGCCCGGAGGCCAAGAACGCCATCCGCGCCGCGCTCGGCACGCCGACGCCCGACCGCCTGCGCATGGTCGCCCAGGCGATCCGCATGGGCACCTCGCTCGAAGACGTGCACGCCATGTGCAGGATCGACCCCTGGTTCCTCGAGCAGATCGCCGGCATCCTGCAGACCGAGGAGCGCATCCGCGAGCACGGCCTGCCCGAGGACGCGCAGAACCTGCGCATGCTGAAGGCCATGGGCTTCTCCGACGCCCGCCTCGCGTCGCTGACGAAGACCGACGCCGAAGCTGTGCAAAAGACTCGCGAAAAGCTCGGCGTGCACCCCGTCTACAAGCGCATCGACACCTGCGCGGCCGAGTTCGCCTCGCCGACGGCCTACATGTACTCGACCTACGAGACGCCCTTCGCCGGTGATCTCGCCGACGAGGCCAAGGTCTCCGACAAGAAGAAGGTCGTCATCCTCGGCGGCGGCCCCAACCGTATCGGCCAGGGCATCGAGTTCGACTATTGCTGCGTCCATGCGGCCTATGCGCTGGCCGAGGCCGGCTACGAATCCATCATGGTCAACTGCAACCCGGAAACCGTCTCCACCGACTACGACACCTCCGACCGGCTCTATTTCGAGCCGCTTACCCCGGAGGACGTGCTTGAGATTCTTCGCGCCGAGCAGGCCGCCGGCACGCTGCACGGCGTCATCGTCCAGTTCGGCGGCCAGACGCCGCTGAAGCTGGCCGACGCACTGGAGAAGGCCGGCATTCCGATCCTCGGCACCTCGCCCGACGCCATCGACCTCGCCGAGGACCGCGACCGCTTCCAGAAGCTGCTGCAGAAGCTCGGGCTGACCCAGCCGAAGAACGGCATCGCCTATTCCGTCGAGCAGGCCCGCCTGGTGGCGTCCGACCTCGGCTTCCCGCTGGTCGTGCGCCCGTCCTACGTGCTCGGCGGCCGCGCCATGCAGATCATCCACGACGAGGGCATGCTGCAGACCTACCTGCTCGACACCGTGCCCGGCCTCGTGCCGGAGGACATCAAGCAGAAATACCCCAACGACAAGACCGGCCAGATCAACACGCTGCTCGGCAAGAACCCGCTGCTGTTCGACACCTACCTGTCGGCCGCCACCGAGGTCGACGTCGACTGCCTCTGCGACGGCGCGTCCACCTATGTCTCGGGCATCATGGAGCACATCGAGGAGGCCGGCATCCACTCGGGCGACAGCGCCTGCTCGCTGCCGGTCAAGACGCTCTCGCCAGAAACCGTCGCAGCACTGGAGAGCCAGACCGCGGCCCTTGCGCGTGCGCTGAAAGTCGGCGGCCTGATGAACGTGCAGTACGCCGTCAAGGACGGCGTCATCTACGTGCTCGAGGTCAACCCGCGCGCCTCGCGCACGGTGCCGTTCGTGGCAAAAACCATCGGGCGTCCCATCGCCAAGATCGCCGCCCGCATCATGGCCGGCGAAAGCCTCGACGCGGCGTTCGCCCATTACGGCCCGAAGCCTGATATCAACGACATCGGCCACATCGCGGTGAAGGAAGCCGTGTTCCCGTTCGCCCGCTTCCCCGGCGTCGACATCCTGCTCGGCCCGGAGATGAAGTCGACCGGCGAGGTCATGGGTCTCGACCGCGATTTCGCCATGGCCTTCGCCAAGTCGCAGCTCGGCGCCAACATCGACCTGCCGCGCTCGGGCACCCTGTTCGTCTCGGTCCGCGACGAGGACAAGGCCGGCGTCCTGCCGGCGGTCAAGCGCCTGGCCGATCTCGGCTTCAAGGTCCAGGCCACCAGCGGCACGGCCCGCTACCTGGCCGAAAACGGCGTCGAGGCCCAGAAAATCAACAAGGTGCTGGAAGGCCGCCCGCACATCGAGGACGCCATCCGCAACCGCCAGGTGCAGATCGTCTTCAACACGACGGACGGCCAGAAGGCGGTGTCGGACTCAAAATCGCTCCGCCGCGCCACGCTGATGCAGAAGGTGCCCTACTACACGACGCTGGCCGGCATGGCCGCCGTCGCCGAAGCCATCGCCGCCCTGAAGGCCGGCAGCCTCGAAGTGCGCCCGCTGCAGAGCTATTTCGCCTGA
- a CDS encoding CAP domain-containing protein, with product MKMKRCLAAIAVAVFVSGCVSETAGSAGSGNAMQQINAYRASRGLQPLSPHPVVRRLAEQHSRDQARAGRMGHFGWMQRVAQARAAGLHYCTENVGYNHRSDSHLVTRWSRSSGHRAHLLRPNLRYGAVSRVGAYSTFIACE from the coding sequence ATGAAGATGAAGAGGTGCCTTGCCGCGATTGCGGTCGCAGTTTTTGTTTCGGGCTGCGTCAGCGAGACGGCCGGCTCCGCCGGCTCGGGTAACGCGATGCAGCAGATCAATGCCTATCGCGCGAGCCGCGGGCTTCAGCCCCTGTCCCCGCATCCCGTCGTCCGGAGGCTGGCGGAGCAGCACAGCCGGGACCAGGCAAGGGCGGGAAGGATGGGCCATTTCGGCTGGATGCAGCGCGTCGCGCAGGCGCGGGCCGCCGGCCTGCACTATTGCACCGAGAACGTCGGCTACAATCACCGGAGCGACAGCCATCTTGTCACCCGCTGGTCGCGGTCGTCCGGTCACAGGGCACATCTCTTGCGGCCGAATCTCCGCTACGGCGCCGTTTCCCGCGTCGGCGCCTATTCGACGTTCATCGCATGCGAATGA
- a CDS encoding L,D-transpeptidase: MPAAAAALLALSLAASTIAALAAGTQVYDPKTRKWIDYDRTKAYQYYRKNKQVPESFRRQVVKFRTAERPGTIIIDGNQHFLYLVQPGQTAIRYGIGVGREGFGWAGIVRVGRTAEWPTWTPPAEMVARDPNARKWAGGQPGGPDNPLGARALYLYEGDQDTIYRIHGTPEPWTIGLNVSSGCIRMNNDDIVDLASRIEIGAKVIVLMQGAALYKGV; encoded by the coding sequence ATGCCGGCGGCAGCCGCGGCGCTGCTCGCCCTCAGCCTCGCCGCCTCGACGATCGCGGCGCTGGCCGCGGGCACGCAGGTGTACGATCCGAAGACCCGCAAGTGGATCGACTACGACCGCACCAAGGCCTACCAGTACTACCGCAAGAACAAGCAGGTGCCGGAATCCTTCCGCAGGCAGGTGGTGAAATTCCGCACCGCGGAACGGCCGGGCACGATCATCATCGACGGCAACCAGCACTTTCTCTATCTCGTGCAGCCGGGTCAGACGGCGATCCGCTATGGCATCGGCGTGGGCCGCGAGGGATTCGGCTGGGCCGGCATCGTGCGCGTGGGGCGCACGGCGGAATGGCCGACCTGGACGCCGCCGGCGGAAATGGTCGCCCGGGATCCGAACGCACGCAAGTGGGCCGGCGGCCAGCCCGGCGGGCCCGACAACCCGCTCGGCGCAAGGGCGCTCTACCTCTACGAAGGCGACCAGGACACGATCTACCGCATCCATGGCACGCCCGAGCCGTGGACGATCGGGCTCAACGTGTCGTCCGGCTGCATCCGGATGAACAACGACGATATCGTCGACCTCGCCTCGCGCATCGAGATCGGGGCCAAGGTGATCGTGCTCATGCAGGGCGCTGCTCTTTACAAAGGCGTTTGA